Proteins encoded in a region of the Candidatus Polarisedimenticolaceae bacterium genome:
- a CDS encoding DinB family protein, producing MHDGSTAAPESGLLLNAALLRQGAAIARSLPAEQFTSTLPMLPGGTIGKHLRHVAEFYEAFLDGAAAGRIDYESRRRDAGFESSPGEAARRMDDLADRLESTEARAPDRGLRARGEGSTRDAVSSVGREIDALLSHTIHHYALVAVFLRSFGIEPPEEFGVAPSTLRHWESAAAR from the coding sequence GTGCACGACGGTTCGACAGCTGCACCGGAGAGCGGCCTTCTCCTGAATGCGGCGCTGCTCCGGCAGGGGGCCGCGATCGCACGCTCCCTCCCCGCCGAGCAGTTCACGTCCACGTTGCCGATGCTCCCCGGCGGCACGATCGGCAAGCACCTCCGGCACGTCGCGGAGTTCTACGAGGCGTTCCTCGACGGCGCGGCGGCCGGCCGCATCGACTACGAGAGCCGTCGCCGCGACGCGGGGTTCGAGTCGTCTCCCGGCGAGGCGGCGCGACGCATGGACGATCTCGCCGACCGGCTGGAGTCGACGGAAGCTCGCGCGCCGGACCGCGGCCTGCGGGCCCGCGGAGAGGGAAGCACGCGCGACGCGGTGAGCTCGGTCGGCCGCGAGATCGACGCGCTGCTGAGCCACACGATCCACCACTACGCCCTGGTCGCGGTGTTCCTCCGGAGCTTCGGGATCGAGCCCCCCGAGGAGTTCGGCGTGGCCCCCTCGACCCTTCGCCACTGGGAGTCGGCGGCGGCCCGATGA
- a CDS encoding lysophospholipid acyltransferase family protein: MSLMRALLRSALFAAFTAGVALVLFAGHVVTAGSARARWNARVQRFWSRGLVRIFGATVSVEGEVPRGATLLVSNHVSYIDVMILATLTDCAFVAKSEVARWPVIGYLARAVDTVFIDRERRTDVGRVAAAMRGALEHGRSVVLFPEGTSTDGSQVLPFKSSLLEPAASGAAPLTCCAVAYRTPEGSPSAREAVAWWGDMTFLRHFFDLLRLPGFEAKVVFGPGARHHADRKVLAEALCTTVRQLHRRAAFS; encoded by the coding sequence ATGAGCCTCATGCGCGCCCTGCTCCGCTCCGCGCTTTTCGCGGCGTTCACCGCCGGCGTCGCCCTCGTCCTGTTCGCCGGGCACGTCGTGACCGCGGGATCGGCGCGCGCGAGGTGGAACGCGCGGGTGCAGCGGTTCTGGTCGCGCGGTCTCGTCCGGATCTTCGGCGCCACCGTCTCGGTCGAGGGAGAGGTCCCGAGGGGTGCGACGCTGCTCGTGTCGAACCACGTCAGCTACATCGACGTGATGATCCTCGCCACCCTGACCGACTGCGCCTTCGTGGCCAAGTCCGAGGTCGCGCGGTGGCCGGTGATCGGTTACCTCGCCCGCGCCGTGGACACCGTCTTCATCGACCGCGAGCGGCGCACCGACGTCGGCCGGGTCGCCGCCGCGATGCGCGGAGCCCTCGAGCACGGCCGCTCCGTCGTGTTGTTTCCCGAGGGGACGAGTACCGACGGATCGCAGGTGCTCCCGTTCAAGTCGTCGCTCCTCGAGCCCGCGGCGTCCGGCGCGGCTCCGCTCACCTGCTGCGCCGTCGCCTACCGCACGCCGGAGGGGTCTCCTTCGGCCCGCGAAGCGGTGGCCTGGTGGGGCGACATGACCTTTCTCCGGCACTTCTTCGACCTGCTGCGGCTGCCGGGATTCGAGGCGAAGGTCGTCTTCGGTCCCGGAGCGCGGCACCACGCGGACCGCAAGGTCCTCGCGGAGGCCTTGTGCACGACGGTTCGACAGCTGCACCGGAGAGCGGCCTTCTCCTGA
- a CDS encoding GNAT family N-acyltransferase, translated as MHVVPLEAVASGYRVRLARGSRDVDAALRLRFEVFNLELDEGLDASWKTGRDEDPFDAFCDHLLVEDVATGAVVGTYRLQTPERAREGIGFYAAGEFDLAGLPAGILDEAVEIGRACIAKPYRNRRVLFLLWRGLAEYVLAHGKRYLFGCSSLTSQDPSVGLRALADLRRSGHQHPGFEVLPNPGFACEDDGRSRELAPVRLPILFHTYLRHGAKVCGPPAIDRAFKTIDFLMLIDLAAMDPAVLRLFAPGVSDHNRGA; from the coding sequence ATGCACGTCGTGCCGCTCGAAGCCGTTGCCTCGGGATATCGGGTTCGCCTCGCGCGGGGCTCCCGCGACGTCGACGCCGCGCTTCGGCTGCGTTTCGAGGTGTTCAACCTCGAGCTCGACGAGGGGCTCGACGCCTCGTGGAAGACGGGGCGCGACGAAGACCCCTTCGACGCGTTCTGCGACCACCTTCTCGTCGAGGACGTCGCCACCGGCGCGGTCGTCGGGACCTACCGCCTGCAGACCCCCGAACGCGCCCGCGAAGGCATCGGCTTCTACGCGGCGGGGGAGTTCGACCTCGCGGGACTCCCCGCCGGGATCCTCGACGAGGCGGTCGAGATCGGTCGCGCCTGCATCGCGAAGCCGTACCGCAACCGCCGCGTGCTCTTCCTTCTCTGGCGCGGGCTGGCCGAATACGTCCTCGCCCACGGCAAGCGTTACCTTTTCGGGTGCTCGTCGCTGACGAGCCAGGACCCTTCGGTGGGGTTGCGGGCGCTTGCCGACCTGCGGCGATCGGGACATCAGCACCCGGGGTTCGAGGTCCTGCCGAACCCGGGGTTCGCCTGCGAGGACGACGGGCGCTCGCGCGAGCTGGCGCCGGTGCGCCTGCCGATCCTGTTCCACACCTACCTTCGCCACGGCGCGAAGGTCTGCGGCCCTCCCGCGATCGACCGCGCGTTCAAGACGATCGACTTCCTGATGCTGATCGACCTCGCGGCGATGGACCCGGCGGTGTTGCGCCTGTTCGCGCCGGGCGTTTCGGACCACAATCGGGGGGCATGA
- a CDS encoding amylo-alpha-1,6-glucosidase, giving the protein MSSTRREWLEADGLGGFASGTASGIRTRRYHALLLAAARPPAERFVLVNGLEATVATAAGRFALSSQRYAPGVVHPDGAARIVSFTATPWPRWTFRLEDGTVVEQEIVVPRGAPAVLVRFRASAAAILTIRPLMSGRDFHALQRENGAFRFDAEPAGDGVRFRPYDGVPATRVRSNGIYRPAPDWYRNFEYEEERARGLDFVEDLASPGEWSFDLSTGEAWMLLVAEVPGAERTPEPEAIVELERARCDRAVEAYLVERDRGLTLIAGYPWFGDWGRDTFIAIRGLCLATGRRKEAGAILSAWAGAVSEGMLPNRFPDHGETPEYNSVDASLWYAIAVHEYLASGKTPVRERDRLRKAVGEILEGYARGTRFGIRLDGDGLLASGVPGVQLTWMDAKVGDWVVTPRTGKAVEIQALWLNALRAASAWDPRWTETWRRGSESFVTRFWNPERGYLLDVADVDHVPGRDDASFRPNQILAVGGLPWSLLPQAEARRVVDAVEARLWTPLGPRSLAPGEQGYVPRYAGGVLERDGAYHQGTVWPWLAGPFVEAWVAVRGGTIEARREARARFLEPLLAHLDDAGLGHVSEIADAEAPHEPKGCPFQAWSLGELLRLDRVVLREAA; this is encoded by the coding sequence GTGAGCTCGACTCGACGGGAGTGGCTCGAGGCCGACGGGCTCGGGGGGTTCGCGTCGGGGACCGCGTCGGGGATCCGCACGCGGCGCTACCACGCGCTGCTCCTCGCCGCGGCCCGCCCTCCCGCCGAGCGATTCGTGCTGGTGAACGGCCTCGAGGCGACCGTGGCGACCGCCGCGGGGCGCTTCGCGCTGAGCTCGCAGCGTTACGCCCCCGGGGTCGTGCACCCCGACGGCGCGGCGCGGATCGTGTCGTTCACGGCGACGCCGTGGCCGCGCTGGACGTTCCGTCTCGAGGACGGAACCGTCGTCGAGCAGGAGATCGTCGTGCCGCGCGGGGCGCCCGCGGTGCTCGTGCGTTTCCGCGCGAGCGCTGCGGCGATCCTCACGATTCGGCCCCTGATGTCCGGGCGCGACTTCCACGCTCTCCAGCGCGAGAACGGCGCGTTCCGTTTCGACGCCGAGCCCGCGGGCGACGGCGTGCGTTTCCGGCCGTACGACGGCGTTCCGGCGACCCGCGTGAGGTCGAACGGGATCTACCGGCCGGCTCCGGACTGGTACCGCAACTTCGAATACGAGGAAGAGCGCGCACGCGGCCTGGACTTCGTCGAGGACCTCGCGTCCCCGGGGGAGTGGTCGTTCGACCTCTCGACGGGGGAGGCGTGGATGCTCCTCGTCGCGGAGGTTCCGGGGGCGGAGCGCACCCCGGAGCCCGAGGCGATCGTCGAACTCGAGCGCGCTCGCTGCGACCGTGCCGTCGAGGCGTACCTCGTCGAGCGCGATCGCGGCCTCACGCTGATCGCGGGATACCCGTGGTTCGGCGACTGGGGGCGGGACACCTTCATCGCGATCCGGGGACTGTGCCTGGCGACCGGCCGCCGGAAGGAGGCGGGCGCGATCCTCTCGGCGTGGGCGGGCGCGGTGTCCGAGGGGATGCTCCCGAACCGTTTCCCGGACCATGGCGAGACCCCCGAATACAACAGCGTGGACGCCTCGCTGTGGTACGCGATCGCGGTCCACGAGTACCTCGCTTCGGGGAAGACCCCGGTGAGAGAGCGCGACCGCCTGCGCAAGGCGGTCGGCGAGATCCTCGAGGGGTACGCCCGCGGCACGCGCTTCGGGATCCGACTCGACGGGGACGGCCTGCTCGCCTCCGGTGTCCCGGGGGTGCAGTTGACCTGGATGGACGCCAAGGTCGGCGACTGGGTCGTTACCCCGCGCACCGGCAAGGCGGTCGAGATCCAGGCGTTGTGGCTCAACGCCCTGCGCGCCGCCTCGGCGTGGGATCCGCGTTGGACGGAAACCTGGCGACGCGGCTCGGAGTCGTTCGTCACGCGCTTCTGGAATCCCGAACGCGGCTACCTCCTCGACGTCGCCGACGTCGACCACGTTCCCGGCCGCGACGACGCGAGCTTCCGGCCGAATCAGATCCTCGCCGTCGGCGGCCTCCCCTGGAGTCTGCTTCCGCAGGCGGAGGCCCGGCGCGTGGTCGATGCCGTCGAGGCGCGGCTGTGGACGCCGCTCGGACCGCGCTCGCTCGCACCGGGCGAGCAGGGCTACGTCCCGCGTTACGCCGGCGGCGTGCTCGAACGCGACGGCGCCTACCACCAGGGGACCGTCTGGCCGTGGCTCGCGGGGCCGTTCGTCGAGGCGTGGGTTGCGGTGCGCGGCGGCACGATCGAGGCGCGGCGGGAGGCGCGCGCGCGGTTCCTCGAGCCGCTGCTCGCCCACCTCGACGACGCCGGGCTCGGCCACGTCTCCGAGATCGCCGATGCCGAGGCGCCCCACGAGCCGAAAGGGTGCCCCTTCCAGGCATGGTCGCTCGGCGAGCTGCTGCGCCTGGACCGCGTCGTGCTGCGGGAGGCGGCATGA
- a CDS encoding aquaporin translates to MNALIEAAALGTFMVSASVFTVLLEHPASPFRAAIPSDDARRLLIGIAMGLTAIGLIYSPWGRRSGAHMNPAVTLAMWRLKKIPGPQAAGYVAAQFVGGVAGMLVARLLLGSALEHPAVNFVATVPGSAGSGAAFAAELAISSILMLAVLAASNTPRLERFAGVVAGTLVATWIFLEAPLSGMSMNPARTFASAAVGNVWESWWIYFTAPPTGMVAAASLYSALRAGHVRCLWHACEASR, encoded by the coding sequence ATGAACGCGCTGATCGAGGCGGCGGCGCTGGGCACGTTCATGGTGTCGGCGAGCGTCTTCACCGTGTTGCTCGAACACCCGGCTTCACCCTTCCGCGCCGCGATTCCGTCGGACGACGCGAGGCGGCTGCTGATCGGGATCGCGATGGGGCTCACGGCGATCGGGCTCATCTACTCCCCGTGGGGCCGCCGCTCCGGGGCGCACATGAACCCCGCGGTGACCCTCGCGATGTGGCGGCTGAAGAAGATCCCCGGCCCCCAGGCCGCCGGCTACGTCGCCGCGCAGTTCGTCGGCGGGGTGGCCGGGATGCTCGTCGCGAGGCTCCTGCTCGGGAGCGCCCTCGAGCACCCGGCGGTGAACTTCGTCGCGACGGTTCCGGGCTCGGCCGGGTCGGGCGCCGCCTTCGCGGCGGAGCTCGCGATCTCGTCGATCCTGATGCTGGCTGTGTTGGCCGCCTCGAACACCCCGCGGCTCGAGCGCTTCGCCGGAGTCGTCGCCGGGACCCTCGTCGCGACCTGGATCTTCCTCGAGGCGCCGCTCTCGGGGATGAGCATGAACCCCGCGCGCACCTTCGCGTCGGCGGCGGTCGGGAACGTGTGGGAGTCCTGGTGGATCTACTTCACGGCGCCTCCGACCGGCATGGTGGCGGCGGCGTCGCTCTATTCCGCCCTGAGAGCGGGGCACGTGCGTTGCCTCTGGCACGCCTGCGAGGCGAGTCGATGA